Genomic DNA from Desulfurivibrio alkaliphilus AHT 2:
TGGAGTTCGACGAAGGGGGCCGGGGCCGATTCCTCCAGTTCCCGGGAGCGCCTGGTCATGGTGCCGGTATGGTACTGATAGAGCAGGCGGCCGGTGGTCAACAGCAGCGGATAGTCGGCGTCGGCGCACTCCCTGGGGCCACTCCAGCCCACGGCGCTGAACTTGGCCTTGCCGATGGGAAAAGCGCCCTCAAAAAGGTACGGGGTGCCGGGGTGCTCCGGGTCGGGGCAGGGCCACTGCAAGCCGCCCTCATTATCCAACCGCTGGTGTGAAACCCCGGCCAGGTGCGGCCAGGAACGGCTCATCTCGGCAAAGACCTCCTGGGGCTCGGGGGCGAAAACCTTGTAGCGGCCGCCATTGGGCAGGGTAAATTCCCGGTCCGGGCGACCGGCCGTTTCCGACTTGGTCCCGATCATCCGGGCCGAGACCATATTGATGATGGAAAGATCATCCATGGCCCGGCCCGGCGGGGCGACGGCGCGCCGCACCCGTTGCACCCGCCGCTCGGTGTTGGTGAAGGTACCATCCTTTTCGGCAAAGCAGGCGGCGGGTAGGACCACGTCGGCCAACTCGGCGGTGGCGGTCATGAAAATATCCTGGACCACCAGGAAATCGAGCTTTTTCAAAGCCTCTTCCACATGGCCGCTGTTGGGGTCGCTGATCACCGGGTTTTCGCCCATGATCCACATGCCGCTGACCCGGCCCTCCAGGATGGCGGGCATGGTCTCGGTGGCGGTCATCCCCGGCGCGTCCGGCACCGGCGTGCCCCAGATTTCTTCAAAATGCCGCCGGGCATCTAGATCGGCCACCGAGCGGTAACCGGGCAGGAGGCTCGGTACACAGCCGGCGTCGCAGGAACCCTGGACGTTGTTCTGGCCCCGCAGGGGGTTGAGGCCGGCGCCGGGTTTACCCAGGTTGCCGGTCAGCAGGGCCAGGTTGGCCAAAGCGCGGACGTTGTCGGTGCCGGAGGTGTGCTGGGTGATCCCCATACAGTAAAAAATCCCGGCCCGCTCGGCGCGGGCAAAAATCCGGGCCGCTTCTTCGATATCCGCCGCCGGGATCCCGGTGATCTTCTCCCCCCACTGGGGGGTGCAGTTAGCAACGGCCTGGCGCAGCTGCTCGAAGTTTTCCGTGCGCTCGGCGATAAATTGCTTATCGTGCAGATCATCACGGATGATGACATGGCACATGGCGTTAAGCAGCGCCGCGTCGGTGCCGGGCCGCTGCCGCAGCCAGACCCGGGCGCTTTTGGTCAATTCAATGGCCCGGGGATCGGCCACCAGCAGCTTGGCCCCCTTCTTCACCGCCCGCATCATCCGCAAGGCGATCACCGGATGGGCCTCGCTGGTGTTGGAGCCGATCACCAGCAGCGCTTCATTATCTTCAATCCCGGCAATGTCGTTACTCATTGCCCCGGAACCCAGCGTGGCTGCAAGACCTGCAACCGTAGGGCTGTGTCAGTAGCGGGCGCAGTGATCGACGTTGTTGGTGCCGATCACCGCGCGAAAGAATTTTTGAAAGGCGTAATTTTCCTCCACCGTACAACGGGCTGAGGAGAGACCGGCCAGGGAATCGGCCCCCTTTTCCGCCCTGATCCGGGCAAAGTTAACGGCCACCAGATCCAGGGCTTCATCCCAACTGGCCGGCTCCAGGGGGCCGCCGGGCCGGCGACGAACCAGCGGCCGTTTGAGGCGGTCGGGATGATGGATGAAGTTGTGGCCAAAGCGGCCCTTGACGCAGAGATCACCGTAGTTGGGGGCGGTTTCCGGGTCGGCGGTGGCCTCCATCACGGTCTGGCCCTTGACCTTGAGGATCAACTGGCAGCCGGTGCCGCAGTAGGGGCAGGTGGTTTTCACCTCCTGGACCGGCTCATTCTGGATCGGCACCAGGCGCTGTTTCTTGTTCAAGGCCCCGGTTGAGCAGTTATCGACACACTTGCCACAGGAGACACAATTATCCTTGAAGCGCAGCACCAGCCCTTCCGGGCGGCCTTCCTCATCCAGCGAGGTTGCGCTCAACTCCAGGGCATCGTACTCGCAGGAATTGATACAGCGCTGGCAGTAGATGCACTTGTTGGGGTCGATATCGATGGCCCGATGGGAGGTATCGATGGGGTAGACCGGCACGGTGCCCATACCGGTCTTGCTGAGGTTAACATTGTAATCGATGTCGAGTTCCTTGAGCCGGCAGCGGTCAAAGGCGGTACAACCACAGGAGAGGCAGCGGTCCGCCTCGCGGCGGGCCATTTTATCGGTGAAACCGAGCTTGACCTCATCAAAATCCTGCCGGCAGACCTCATGCGGCCGCTGGGGCATCTTTTCCCGCAACCGGGTTTCAAGCCCTTCGAAATTTTTCGAGCTGACATCGTCAAAACCCCGGCCGCGGGTGAAGTTGAAGCGGCTGTCTGCGGCCTCTTTCTCCACCCCCATGATCTGGGCATGGATGTTCGCCGCCGCCCGCCGTCCGCCGACCACCGCCTGGATCACCGATTTGACCCCGCTGATGGCATCGCCGCCGGCAAAGACCCCGTCGATATTGGTCTGGAAATTACGGGGACTGGAGACGATCATCCCCTTGGCGTTAACTTCCAGGGAGGCTTCCAGCTCACCGCCCGGCATCGAGCCAGCCACCGCAAACTGGTCCAGGGAACCCACCACCGTGTCCACCGATAAGGTGGTGGTGGCCTCGGGAATCGGAATTACTTCCCGGCGACCGCGACTGTCCGCCTCGCCAAGCTTCATCCTGATCAGGTTCAGCTTGAGCCGGGCGTCGGCGTCGGGGGGAGAGCAAAGATCAAGGGGCGAAGCCATGAGCAAAAACTGGACCCCCTCCTGCTCCGCCTCCTGGATGTTGCGCTGGTGGGCCGGCATTTCGATCTGGGCCCGGGGATACACCACCGTCACCTCTTCCACTCCCAGCCGCAACAGGGAACGGGCCACTTCCATGGCGATGTTGTTGCCGCCGATTACCGCCGCCCGTCGACCAAGATCGAGCTTTTTACCCTCGTTGACCAGGCGGAGAAACTGCAGCGCAGTGTAGACATGCTCGAACCCCTCGCAGGGAATATCAAGGGGCTGATCCACAGTGGCACCGATGCCGATGAAGGTGGCGTCAAAGCCCTGGTCGCGCAGATCCTGCAGGGTGAAATCCTTGCCCCAGCGCTGGTTAAGGCGAATGGACATGCCCATCTTGAGGATGGAATCAAGCTCGTAATCAAGGACGTCTTTGGGAATCTTGTATTCGGGAAAACCATAGCGCAGGGCGCCGCCCAGGCGGGGAGCGGCTTCAAAAACGGTAACCTCATGCCCCTTCCGGGTCAAATAATAAGCGGTGGTCAGACCGGCGGGACCGCCGCCGATTACCGCCACCCGCTTGCCGGTTGGCGGCTCCTTGGGGATATTGAGTTCAATCTCGTGGGCTCGGCACCAGTCGGCGACAAACCGTTTGAGATGGTTGATGGACAAAGATTCATCGACCAAGATGCGACGGCAACGGGTTTCACAGAAGCGGGGGCAGACCCGGCCCACGGAGAAGGGCAGCGGGTTGCGCTCCATGATCACCCGCAAGGCCTCCTCATACTCGCCTTTGGCGATGTGGGCGATGTAACCCTGAACGTTGATCTGGCCCGGGCAGGTGAGATTGCAGGGGGCCTTGCAATCGCCGAAATGGGTCTGGGAAAGCACGGCCAGGCGACTCTGGCGATGGCCGGTCACCGCTTTGGACTCGCTCTGAATCTCCATCCCCTCTTGGGCCACGGTGACGCAGGCGGGAAAAAGCTCGCTGCCAGCCAGAGTTTGCAGCTTGAAGCGCTCAGGCTCGGCAATTTCCACCGCGCAGATACCGCACGGCTGATCGGCGGTATGATCCGCAACGTGACAGAGGGTGGGAATGGTGACCCCGGCGCGGCGAGCCACCTCCAGTACGGTCAAGCCGGACTCGGCCACCACCTCCATCCCGTTGAGCTTCAGGGTTATATTTGACATCACATTTGGTCTCTCGATCATGAATCTGGGCTAAATCTGCCTGGACAACCGGTTATCTGCCGGTAAGCAACGGTTGTGTCAGAGCTTATGCCGACGGCTTCCACTCCTTAAGGAAGGCCGGCAGATGCCCGGCTTCCCGCGGACCAATGGTGATCTTCCACTCGGGCAGTTCTTCCTCCAACTCGCCCTTCATCGAGGCGAGATAACCGGGGATAATCAGTTCCCGGTGCTTGACCTTGTCCATGATGCCGGATTTTTTCATAAACTGGGCGATCATGTCGGCCCCGAACTTGCCGGCGGCCCAGGCGGTGAGCACACTTAAGCCCTCGGTGTCCTTGATCAGCAGCCAGGAAGGCACCTTGCTGCCCTCGATCTCGCCGGAAACGATGAAGTAGGTCAGCGAGAAGTTGCAGGTGATCAGCACCGGGGCATCCTCGCCCGGGCCGTTGACCGGGTAGATGTCTTCCTGCACCACCATGGGGCGCTGCGGGTCGGTGAAGATGTTAAGCCGTTCTAACAGCAGCGGGAACAGGGTGTCGCCCTGGAGATCGGAGAGCACCACGATGCCGGCGTATTTGGCGATCATCACCGAGGCCACCATGGCCTCCAGCATGGAATCGTCGGTGATTTCGCAGGGAAAGGTGATGGTGGGAAAGCCCAGCGGCTTGTACTTGGCCTTGATCGCCGAGCGGCGGGCCACCACGTTGTCCTCGAAGGCGGCCTTGACGGTACGGGCGCCGGTGTCCAGCACCAGGTCCTTGAGGCCGGCGGCCTGCAGCTTCTCGCTGATCTCCACGGTCTCATCAAGGTTGGCGCCCTTAACCCCCACCGGGCAAACGCACTCCTGGCCGACCTTGGCCAAGGCATCGGCGTTGGCCAAGGTGGCGCCGAAGAGCAGGGGCTTGCGCTCACCGCACTCTTTGGCGGCGGCGGCCAGGGTGTCGGCGTTGTCGCTGATTAAAATCAGCACCGCGTCCTCGCAGGTCTCCAGCACCTTCTTGGTCAGGGCGGTGAAGGCGGCGCCATCGCCGGT
This window encodes:
- the fdhF gene encoding formate dehydrogenase subunit alpha — its product is MIERPNVMSNITLKLNGMEVVAESGLTVLEVARRAGVTIPTLCHVADHTADQPCGICAVEIAEPERFKLQTLAGSELFPACVTVAQEGMEIQSESKAVTGHRQSRLAVLSQTHFGDCKAPCNLTCPGQINVQGYIAHIAKGEYEEALRVIMERNPLPFSVGRVCPRFCETRCRRILVDESLSINHLKRFVADWCRAHEIELNIPKEPPTGKRVAVIGGGPAGLTTAYYLTRKGHEVTVFEAAPRLGGALRYGFPEYKIPKDVLDYELDSILKMGMSIRLNQRWGKDFTLQDLRDQGFDATFIGIGATVDQPLDIPCEGFEHVYTALQFLRLVNEGKKLDLGRRAAVIGGNNIAMEVARSLLRLGVEEVTVVYPRAQIEMPAHQRNIQEAEQEGVQFLLMASPLDLCSPPDADARLKLNLIRMKLGEADSRGRREVIPIPEATTTLSVDTVVGSLDQFAVAGSMPGGELEASLEVNAKGMIVSSPRNFQTNIDGVFAGGDAISGVKSVIQAVVGGRRAAANIHAQIMGVEKEAADSRFNFTRGRGFDDVSSKNFEGLETRLREKMPQRPHEVCRQDFDEVKLGFTDKMARREADRCLSCGCTAFDRCRLKELDIDYNVNLSKTGMGTVPVYPIDTSHRAIDIDPNKCIYCQRCINSCEYDALELSATSLDEEGRPEGLVLRFKDNCVSCGKCVDNCSTGALNKKQRLVPIQNEPVQEVKTTCPYCGTGCQLILKVKGQTVMEATADPETAPNYGDLCVKGRFGHNFIHHPDRLKRPLVRRRPGGPLEPASWDEALDLVAVNFARIRAEKGADSLAGLSSARCTVEENYAFQKFFRAVIGTNNVDHCARYUHSPTVAGLAATLGSGAMSNDIAGIEDNEALLVIGSNTSEAHPVIALRMMRAVKKGAKLLVADPRAIELTKSARVWLRQRPGTDAALLNAMCHVIIRDDLHDKQFIAERTENFEQLRQAVANCTPQWGEKITGIPAADIEEAARIFARAERAGIFYCMGITQHTSGTDNVRALANLALLTGNLGKPGAGLNPLRGQNNVQGSCDAGCVPSLLPGYRSVADLDARRHFEEIWGTPVPDAPGMTATETMPAILEGRVSGMWIMGENPVISDPNSGHVEEALKKLDFLVVQDIFMTATAELADVVLPAACFAEKDGTFTNTERRVQRVRRAVAPPGRAMDDLSIINMVSARMIGTKSETAGRPDREFTLPNGGRYKVFAPEPQEVFAEMSRSWPHLAGVSHQRLDNEGGLQWPCPDPEHPGTPYLFEGAFPIGKAKFSAVGWSGPRECADADYPLLLTTGRLLYQYHTGTMTRRSRELEESAPAPFVELHPADAQTLGLVDGETVKAVSRRGEITLPVLVTERVEQGVVFIPFHYQEAAANLLTNDALDPVCKIPEAKVCAIRIEKIDA
- the acsC gene encoding acetyl-CoA decarbonylase/synthase complex subunit gamma, which encodes MALTGIQILKMLPKKNCGECGIPTCLAFAMKVAAGQTEIGECPYVSDEVKEQIGEASAPPIRTIKLGGGEHVYTIGGETCLFRHEKRFENPTGIAVLVTTNQAEDEVAGRLERFKSLRYERVGVMLKADMVAVKDATGDGAAFTALTKKVLETCEDAVLILISDNADTLAAAAKECGERKPLLFGATLANADALAKVGQECVCPVGVKGANLDETVEISEKLQAAGLKDLVLDTGARTVKAAFEDNVVARRSAIKAKYKPLGFPTITFPCEITDDSMLEAMVASVMIAKYAGIVVLSDLQGDTLFPLLLERLNIFTDPQRPMVVQEDIYPVNGPGEDAPVLITCNFSLTYFIVSGEIEGSKVPSWLLIKDTEGLSVLTAWAAGKFGADMIAQFMKKSGIMDKVKHRELIIPGYLASMKGELEEELPEWKITIGPREAGHLPAFLKEWKPSA